The sequence below is a genomic window from Babesia bigemina genome assembly Bbig001, chromosome : II.
GAGATTTTGGCGTAATGGTCAGCCAGCGTGGCGTACAGTCTGGATTTTATGACCTTCTGGTATCGGTTGGTAACGAGCCGAAGTTGCTTCATGGACGGTATATCGCAATCCATAAGTCTGTCTCCGAATACAATGCCTGATATGCGATTCATTGCCGATGCCGCCTTATCAGAATCTAATTCCGCGTCCTTAAGTTCGAGAGAGGTTTCAAGTTCAGCGGCCAGTGTGCTTACCATGGAGTCCACTTTCTTGTTCAAATCGGCCTGCAATGGCTCTTTATAAAACGCGGGCACCAGCTCACTGGTCATAGAGTCTAAGAGCACGGAGGTGCAGTTGATAATATACGCACTCGAGGTATCACCGCACCTCTCTGCTGATCGACGGCACCAATTTACCGCTGGAACTACCGTTTGCCTCAGAACCTCCTCAAAGTCGTCTGACACATCATATAACACCTGTATATTAGTAAGATCGGCGATGAAGTCCGCGACGATTCGAACGGACTGTGGCACTGCCATATCTAGTATGGCCGCAGCATCCATGAAAAAGGCTTCAGTAGCCTCTAAcggcgccgttatcctgtcATTTATGCTTCTTATGAGGTAGTTACGCCAATCCGACTGAGTTCTCCTGAGTGTGGATATAAGCGGATCGTGGGCGACATAATCATTTTCCTCACCAGCTTGGCCTCCTTTTGTATTTTGGGGCACATTACGATACGGATATCGATAAGGATCATACGGCTTTGTATCCGGATTTCCATCTGAGCCGCTCTCACTGTCATCGTCATAACTACTGTGTTCATCGTAGTAGtaatcatcatcatccatATATGACCTACGTGAATAATCACTGTACGAGTCATAATCATCATCTGAATAATCTCGATAATAGTTTCTCCGTATACCATATCTTCTTCGGTTTTTCCTTTTCTTCTTTTTATCCGCCGATTTCTTTTCCTTTTCGTTATCTGCGTCTTTATTGACCACATCATTGGCTACATCAACGCCCTCATAATTCCCACGTTCGGTGTTAGCTTCACCATCGCCCTTGTTATCTACTTCGATTTCGGCCGGTGGGTCGCCGATGACTATTCCGGCGGGCGCTGACGCAGCGTCCCACGGCGTGGTTAGCACCTCCTTCATCCGTTTAACACACATCTTGGAAATGTGTATTGCATTGAATATATCTAATACTGAATCACAGGTGACTATGCTTTCATCACCCTTCACCGAACCGGGTTCCATGATGCGGTTGAGTTTTGTTTCCAGCGGGTTGAccagccttctcaatatcTCTCTGAGATAGTTAGGAGCCCCAATGAACTCCACTCCATTTTCTTTAAGACCAGATTCAGATAGAGGCAGTCCTGCGTTTCCATATATGCCCTCTACGCACCTTTTCATGAATTCCACATTCTTAACAAGATGCTCAAGCACCACCGATACCGACGCGCTGCGGTTGTTCGGTTCCACGGATACAGCGTTAGCGTATGCCGAAAAGCGCTTTGTAGACAGCTGCCCAAGGATTTCGCGCATGCCTGAAACGAAGTGGTACAGGTATGTGGGACGCAGGCGGAGAAGCCGCAGTGCTCGAAGCGCCAAAGACGCACCCGCCTCATCACTGCATTCGAAGATCCGCTGAAAACCAATTTCGTCGATTTCATGCCCTGCCGGCGGAGGCACGAACGAGTTCGAGTGCCGGAGCGCGATAGTGCTGGCGTCATCACAGGCAGCGCACAGGTCTAAGGACATCTTGCGTGACGCCTTTTGTAGACCGAGGAAACACGTCTCACACAGTCGGTCAACGTTCGCGTTGATCCGCTGTGACGCCTCGTGAAGGACTGGTGATCCCTTCAGATACTCTAGTTCGTGTAGCGCATCGCAGAAGTTTTTGGACTCCGTTATGCCCTGCGCCGCCTCGAGCACTCGCTCCATACTGGCAGCTCCGGCGTTGTCGGCTTGATCCTCCCCGACTACTCCCCCAATGTCGATGTTGCCGATCGACGGATTCAGTTGCTCCACTACCCTGTTAACCGCTCCTAGCCTCTTCTCCGTGAGTGCGATGTGTTGTCGCACACTGTCCATTTCTGAATACACGCCACTTTGCTCGATACCCTGCATGTTCCGCTTCGCAGCAGCGATTCTTGAGGCGACGTTCTCGATGCGCTCCAGCATCGCCGTGGCTCCGTCGACCACGGGTTTAAACTGCCGGTGTGCCTTCCTAAGCCGTTCAACGTTCCGATCAAGCATTGCGACGCGGATTTGGGCCATCGGCGACGCCGGGCTGGGCGCCCAGTTGGCATCCGCGCCGTGGCGACGCTCTAGCACGTCGTCCGCGCTGCTCAGAACCCGAGCTATTCGCGGCACCTCCATCCTGAGCGCTTCAAGGCGCTCGAGGCATTGTTTCACGCGCTCGTTAGCCTCCATGGGACCAGGTGTGCGTTGTGAATTGAATGTGTACGCGAGCCCGTCGGGGCCTCGCGACGTGCGTATGTGTGGAATAAGACAATGTTAACGCGTGTTGTACAAAGCGCTGCGATTACGCCTGGCTGGGCGGATATGGTGAGGGGAAGAGCCGGCTGCGTGGGAGCTGCATCGGCTCGTGGAGTATGAACTTGTGCCCCTCCTGTAGCAGCTTGTCGTAGCAGCGCTTCTTGCACTCGAGCTCCAGCCACCGGCACTCCTTGCAGCGCCCCTTGGGGTACTGCAGGAAGAAGCTGCCGTGCCATGTGAAATCCTTCAGGCGGTTGTTGTTGAACTCCCTGGGCACAACCTCCACGTTCGGCGGCTTGTCGTACACGTGCCGCTTGTGCTGCACGAAATAGTATAGCACGTACAGCATGAGCCCGCTGATCACAGTGTTCATAAATATCCCTTGCTTGCGTTCCAGCTCGGTCAGCATCATGATGCTCTTGCGGCACTCCGCGGGGGAGCGCAGGATGTGGAACTTGCGGCTGTTGAGCATCGACAGGGTGCCGCCGATGTCCATGTATCGGTAAATCCGGTCACCAATGGTCTCTCGTCCGTCTTCCCTAACCACCTCAATGATGTTCGGGTTGTCAAAAATCCGGCATGATTGGTACCCAGGCTGGTGCTCCGACGACAGTCTGTCGCCGCGCACTGTGGGATTAGGCACTGCAGTGGCCTCGTATAGCGACTTTGGCCTCTCCGCTGGCTGCACGGTGTCGGAACATGCCAGCTGCGAGAACTGGCGGCGATTCGAAAGGTTGAAAACGCGTCCAACGGCTCCCGCTGCGTCCGCCAGAACGGCGTAGCGCCTAGGGGCCAAATAAGCCATCGCTACACCGGCGTCAGCAACGATTTATTGATCAAGTGGTGCCGATGCCGCTATAAATCACATCGAAAGTCAATTGCCGTGTGTCGGCGCGCGCGTGGAGGCCGCGTCAGTCCCCATGGCGATCCGGGGCGACGTCCGCTCCACCTTTCTATCTATTTCACGATATGCTATTGTTTAAAAGCGTTGTCACTGCGCAAATTGTATATGTGGACGCTGGCCATGTCTGGCCGACGTTGCGAGGATTACGCCGTGATTTCGGCAACAGCGGCAGTAACCGGCAGCGCTGCAAGTCAACCTCCAGATGTCAAAGGCGCTAAATCAGGTCTGACACGTCCACGCTGCGTATGGTCACTCCCGAAGCGCGTAGCTGCTGCAtcgcctgcagcagcccctccagcagcacggGCTTCAGCCGGTTGTCCTGGATAAACTGCCTCGCCACAACGGGGAAATCGTCGCCGTCGGCGAATGCGCATGTCGCGTAGTCCTTCTCGCCTACTTGAACGTTCAGCGTGTACATTGCACTGCCGACGTTAATGGGCGGCTGCACCGCCTGCGGGGTGACGGCCACGGGTTCGGGCGTTGGGGAGGGAGAGTGGCGCTGGTGATAGACGAATTTGGCGTCCTTAGTGAGTCTGTACTCGGCGTTCGGCACGGTGACGTGGACGGTGACATGGTACACGACATCGTTCTGGTTGCATGTTAGAGTGCTCTGCGACTGCCTACCTGCAGCTTGCGCAACGTGACTTTCGGGTTGCGTGTGATTACTGTGGATGCGTTCTCCACTATGCCGTTTTTCGTCTCTATCAGGATAAGCTTGTACTGGAAGTCGGTAGGCTCCGCTTGGAAAAAATCCCTGAGCTGTGGCGCATCGAGTCCGATCCGCATCTCCACCACCGCGGTGAAGTCGGGGCCCATTGTGATGTCCACGCTCATGGGATCCGTGCGATTGGGGGGAGCACAGACGTCAGTTGCAGCTTTCGCCGCCGCTTGCGCGGGGTTCACGGGCTTTAGCTTGCTTTCAAGCTGCTTCCACGACTCTCTGCTACGTGCCGGCAAAGGAGCACTCTCCTTTTGGCGCTTTAACATGTCCCGCGTACGATGCCGAAGTCGTGCGTTCTCCGTCAGCAGGTCGTGGTTCACCTTCTGTATGGCGTGCAGCCTCAGCACGGCATCTGCGTGCAAATTCGGCATATTATATGGTGCAGCCATACCGTGCTTCATCTTCTCCATGCTGCTTGCGAGCACCCGCAGGCTCTGCAGCGGCATGAACTCCAAATCCGGCTCCATGTTAGCGTCGATGGGCGTACGCGATCCGCTCTCTGACGTACGGCATAAGCACCGCGCTCCGGTCTTCCGCAGCTTCTATGTTCTGATCCTGCCACTCGCGCTCGTTCAGCTGCCTCAAAGTGAGTTGCGAGTTGTCGTGTCTAACCTGCTTGGTCAGTGCACCTGCACGGTATTGCGATCAATTCCGCAGAACGTACCTGAGCTGCGCGACAGCTCCTCGAGGTGATTCGCCAAGTCGCGCGGTCCGAAGTGGCTGTAGGACGAGTGTGGCGGTCACAAACAACACTTACGGCACTGAGAAGTTCACGTCTACGGGGATTGGCTGGGCAGCCTGCCAGTTGTCCTGCGATCACGTAAGCGACATACACACATCAGCCTACCTGGAAATCCAGTGGGTATAGCGGCAAACTGCTAGGTGTAAAGCTAGCATTTGAGCGGGACCCTGCCCTGTTCTCCAATTCGATCCTGACTGCGGTCACCACCTAAGGAATCCAGTGATTCATCGGCTCAAGAACGGGCGTGCAACGTACATGGAACAAAAGGGGAAAAATTAGCATTCTCAACCCAGTCTGCATTTATAAACGTCAGTGCGTCACAAATGTGGAAGTGTGCTGCGTGCGTTACCGTCCCGTCGCATGTCGCGGCGGGGATGGACAGGCCTCTTTAGGCCGCGGCCCGCACAGACAGGTGTACGCCGGCAAAAAATCGCGTTTACTATTCGAAAACCACCACAATCGCGGTGATGTTGTCCGACCTGCGAGATGTGCACCTGAGCTGCTTGAGAGTGTTGTCTATGAGCAAACGGCTCGGATTCTCTCCTGCTCCGATTAGATCGAACACAACGGCCACCAACCTTTGCGTAGCGCATAGAATACGGTGCTGAAAACCTTCTGACACTCGTTGGCGTCCCAGAGGCCGTCTGAGGCAAGGATGAGCCCCTTGTGCTGACCCTCCCGGCGAAAAACAGCAATATCGGGCTCGCAGCTCAGCCCAAACGTCTTGAGGTCTTTGCCCTGCAGGCGTATGAGTTTGGGTGCCTAGCGCGCACGCACAACGCAACGACAGCGATAGCGGCAACCGGATCAGCAACTTCTTCCGCAATGCCGGACGCATCGCTAATGCACAGCAGCTCCACCTACCCCAAACGCGCGTGAATACTGTATCTGCATTGGTTGGTCGCCCTTGGCCTTGCGGGCCAAGAAGTCGCCGCCACGCAAAAAGGGCTTGTTGTGGTGACTCGAGAGGTATTGCACCGACCCACCGGAATCCTGCGGCAGCTTTGAAAGACGCTGTTAAACGCCACAAACCTGAATTCGGCGCCTTTCCACGGGCATGTTCGGTTTATGGTCGGTGGTGACGAAGCGAGCCAGCACCTGCCCGCCCTCCTCGTAACATAACGAAACGCGACTATCGCCCTGCACGCATGTTTTGGCGGAATGCTGACTTCACCCACCACATGGGCTACAATGGTGTAGTCGTTGACAAGCAGAACAGTCACGCTAGTGCAGGACGAATAGTGGTTGTCCTGCTTGCGACAAAGCTCGAGCAGTTCTGCATCGGCGTTGGAGTACATTTTAGATACGGCCAGCACCGCCAGGGCGGGGATTGTAGTTTTGTCATCCTCGCCAACATCTAGCTGCCTCATTAGGGCAGCCCTGAACACACTTCGCCCACATGACCGCCGCACCCACCACACATCAGTAGACACCAGGTGTCGCACGATGATCTTCTGGATAGTATCCGATGCGAAATGCCCTGAAGCGATTGCCCCGCGTACAGCCGTGACTTACCAACTGTGCCGTCGAACACTCCAAAGAACGCGACCTGGTTTCCGTTAGTGCCAAGGTTCGGTACCACGATGAAACGGTCTTCTTGCGCCTTCCTATCTCCTGTATGCCGTGTTACGGGAACTCCTCGAGGTATCATACCGATTGCCGTGTGTGCGGATACAGAGAAGCCGTCATACTTCGAGTGGCTGATAGGCTGCGTCAGCGCCACGAAAGGGGTGGGTTCCTTGCCGTCGTATTCGGTGGGCAACAGCGGCTGCATCGCCAAGGCCTCCATTTCTGAGCGCACGCGCTACACACCAGTACAGCATCTAAACGCCGCGCAAATGCGCAGTCACGCCGAGCCGCAGATGACGTTTATTGCTGGCGTTGTCACCAATGCGGTTATGTGACTCGTGCCGCCTGGCTCGGTAGGCAGTTCATCACACCGAATGCAGGTTGGTTACACACTGAAACGTGTTTATTGAGATGTACACTATTTCAGGGGCTGGCACGTGCGTGTACGCGACCCCAGCGCC
It includes:
- a CDS encoding serine threonine phosphatase 2C containing protein, putative, translated to MQPLLPTEYDGKEPTPFVALTQPISHSKYDGFSVSAHTAIGMIPRGVPVTRHTGDRKAQEDRFIVVPNLGTNGNQVAFFGVFDGTVGHFASDTIQKIIVRHLVSTDVWAALMRQLDVGEDDKTTIPALAVLAVSKMYSNADAELLELCRKQDNHYSSCTSVTVLLVNDYTIVAHVGDSRVSLCYEEGGQVLARFVTTDHKPNMPVERRRIQDSGGSVQYLSSHHNKPFLRGGDFLARKAKGDQPMQIQYSRAFGGKDLKTFGLSCEPDIAVFRREGQHKGLILASDGLWDANECQKVFSTVFYALRKGENPSRLLIDNTLKQLRCTSRRSDNITAIVVVFE